The Juglans regia cultivar Chandler chromosome 1, Walnut 2.0, whole genome shotgun sequence nucleotide sequence attttttaaaattatttatacaactaGAACGTGCAAATCCCATATAGATGCCTTAAAAAAGTGAGATAcgcttgaaaaaattaattcttttttaatgttggTCTCACTTGTTTTTAATGTTGTATGTCCTAATCTAGCATTATTTATCTCAGACCTCGTCTCTGGGCACCCAAATGCATGTGGACATCCATCTGTATTACTGTCGTGCATATTGTGTAGGCGGGGATGGGATAAGTGTAGCGGGTGGGTCAGATGTGGAGGCCCTCCGACCACTCTTAATGGCTATTGTATTTTaagcaaaaaaagaaatcttAGTAACAGCCACTGTTTGAGAGCATCCATCGCACACCTAACGTGTCGCCAaggcattttttttccctctctcagTTCACAACAAATTTTCCATTTGAAactcttttcttcctctcctccctcccctTCACCCATCTTTTGTTCTTCCCTCCCCAAGCATCatcccccacccccacccctgTGGTTCCCGTCGACCCATCCTCTGATTGTGCAGTTTGAATATCGCTTATTTCTGCTAAAGAGAACTACGGCCAGTGCAGACAGTTTCCCAATCGCCTGGTCAATCCGACCGGTCAGTCCTGGCAAGCCCACCCTCAGGTCACCCAGGTTGAGCGCAATAACCTTACCGGAATCACAGTAAACTCCGATGAAATTACACGGATCGGACGTGAAGTTCCATGTAGCAAAGAAGTTCGAACCAGGCAAGTCGGCCAAAGCCTTCCTGATCGATTGCAAAGCCAAAAAATCAATCGGGTCCAAAATTGCAAACACTCGAGAGTTATTACActacaacaaacaaaaagtaaGCACAATGAAAACCCTCAAACCCCTTAAATCAGCCATGGAAGAAGTGGCTACTGAGCTAGTGAATGTATGGGGGCTTTAGAGGACCGTGAGAGATGGTTGAACGCGGAATGCTTTTCCGTGAGAGGACCAACCGATTTCTCATGGGAAAGGGCGtgaaagtttttattaatgGCAGAACCACcagcattaaataaaatttaaaaaaaaaaaaaagagaactttTCGAGTTGTTGGCTTGGAAAGCAAGCTTTGCTTGAATCTCCTTGATGAAGCTTCTTCAACTTGGGTCTAGTTCTCTGCctacacacactctctctctcactcaatgtgtttgtttttccattattttGGCTTCGGAAGGAAGATGCAATGGCTGCTCTGATACTTTTGTGTCTCTCTGTGGTTTGCGAAGCTTAGGGACgtgcattttaaaaaaaaaaaataaagacagcAACCATATAGGATGTGCATTTTGTGCTACTATAATAACTAGGGGTGTACAAAAATCGCCCAAACCGGCCGGGAACCGACCAGACCGGCCGCCGGAGtcaggaaccggccgaaaccgacaAGGAACCGGTCGGCGGGCAGCAAGAATTGTTgaaaaccgatatcggccgATTCGGAGCGAGTTCGAACCCTTGgaaaaccgctgaaccggctgaccctttatatatatatattttttaaaatatatgtatataaaacggcgtcgtttttcccttagaacttaaaaaaaaacatatggaaCGGTGCCGTTTGGCTGCGCCAtttcaaaatggatttaatATGCCCCtggcccctcttcttcttctttcccgcatcttcttcctttctccATTTCACCTACAACTTTCTTCTACTCTCTCATGGTAAAGGGCGGCACATCCCTCCTCCGTCACAGAGACGCCGACGGCAGACCAAGGAACCGAACCACACCGCGCCGAGACCGATAATATCAATTTTCTCTCCCCCAATCGACCAGTTTCAGCcgatttttttctctcatggcAGACAtcggttcggcgtcggtttgGCACCAAAACTGCGCCGAACCCATCGGTTTTTAGCCCTAACAGTAACTACTTCGTGTTTTAACAGAATAGTGATAGACtaataactcatttaaaatttatagacaactttaaatataataatatttttttattatatttaaacacatcaaatcaaaagtaaaagtcaaaatcaaatttaaaataatattattttatttcataattatatacaaGTTGTTATTTAGTagtaatttttatcatttttcattttaataagatATTTATGGTTGATATGATATTTTCTTGATCATACACgtaatatcattaatttttgagtCAAAATCGGTAGGGAGAATCGATTACAATCCTACAAGAGAGATATGAGCAcgccacagagagagagagataagtggGAATAAGACATGGAAAAAgaataagagagaaaagagaatggGAAAGTGAGAAGAGTCAAGGATTAATCAAAGTTAATAATATTGTAGGTTTGGGGATGTGGcaaacgtttgaatgttaatattttgcaaaataCATTGGAAAGAAATGTGAgacttcatttttattatttttttattattatttagagatTATCTGAGATTACTTCACTACCTAAACGtaatttacaattatagtcTGAATACGATTTGTGGGCATTTGTCTTACTCCAAACTCCAACTACAAAAAATTCTGATTAAAgcaaagttataaaaaataaaaaaatcgaaattttatattattattccGTAATTGAGCCACTCTTTACTTATAAGTTATCAAGCATCATGATATCCTTATAATTATTTACccaactaaaaatatttaataatataaaattatatgaaaagatgaatatcgcatgtttatattttaaaaatatttaataattaatttcctAAGTTCTTCCTCCTAGGCCTATTTTAGAAAGAGCCTAGCTCAGAAttagatatttcttttttttctaaaaaccttataaaaaattaaagaaattaaaaaaaaattgaaatatttgaatattgaggGTCATGACAAATgtgataatataatatgaaaaagcCAACGGGGATATAGGCTAGGCTACAGCGACGTTATGGAAATCCACGTCATCGTATACGTCACCCAGAGCCCCATACCTACCattcattcatacatacatacccGAAGGAATCCCCGAGTACTCCAATAAGAATCGAATCCCAGCGCACAGTCTGTCGCCCACCCCACAATcttcggagagagagagagacagaatgGCCTGCGTGAGGTTGGTCTCGTCGATCCTCCTACTGCTCTTCTGCGCCGCCGCAGGATCAACCTTCGACGACTCCAATCCCATCCGATTGGCATCCGACGGCCTTCGCGACTTAGAGGCTCAGGTCATCCAAGTCGTCGGCCACACCAAACACGCCTTCTCCTTTGCCCGCTTCGCTCACCGGTGTGAACCCGGCCCTATACTGTCATCCGATCATCAGTGATCGGAAAATATgaatttgttttctattttgataTATGTTTAGAGTGAGCTAAGGACACCCCCCCTTTGAACTGTACTGTGTTTGCAGGTATGGGAAGAGGTACGAGACCGGGGAGGAGATGAAGCTACGTTTCGAGATTTTCTCTGAAAATCTGAAACTCATCAGATCCACCAACCGGAAGGGCTTATCTTACAAACTTGCCGTTAATCGTGAGcgttgaatgttttttttttttttttgtcaagtattatttcttatttatggAGATAAACATCTGGTGAAATCGATTGCtttaactcaaaatttttaagCTTTGAATTAGAAACCAGTTATGTGTACGAACCATAGCACCtaacttcttcttcctccttttcttttatggaaaattaatttttaggcCTTCGTTAGCCGTTGGATTAATTGAATTCAGGTGTGTGATTGGGACCCCTAAAGACAAAGTCAGAGACTGCTAGATAGCTGACCATGCTAATATAGGCTCATTTCCCAAGCTCTGTCTATGAGAAAATTATCCTGAACGAATTGGAGCTTGTGATCTTGGCATACTACAATAGAATGTCATTCAGTGATTGGTTTCATCTGCTTACCCATTTGTgctatatattcttttttctctaGTTGCACAGCCATGGTAAAGTGTAGCGAGttttattgatttgattttctacTAAGCGTAACTTCTGTGAAAATAATCTTTGAAGTGATAAATCGAGAAAATTTGAAAGGATTTTCTGGTTGGTGAGTGGCCAAAActaaattgtgaataataattaaaaatcttacAGGTCAAATAAATACTCTTAACATCCTAGTGAGAATTATGATTGACAATTCATGTCCATGGATCAAGTTATTCCaaatcataaatatatcattCTGAATCAACTTGAATAGGACTTATGTAATTGAATGGATCAAAACCTTCAATCTTGACATGGCCTGTTTAAATACGAGTGGCACGACATAACCCATTTAATATACAAATCTTTTTGGGTTGACCCAAAGACAAGCTGTTTCAAcccatttaatataaatttaaccCAAATATTTGATCTGACTCGATTAACACAATCTCTTATCTTATaagtacaaattatataatgcATATTCACAGCTACATTcaggaaaaaattaatatccataactataattaataagcATAACTTCTCATTGcatttctaattaaaatattttatactccAATAAAAATGTCTAAAGAGACAAACACAGAGTACATTCGTTTATTTTATCAAGTCGAACCGAGTCAATTTGTGTTGGCTCATATCCAATAACACTCAACCCTAacccttttatttttgtatttagttCGTATTTGAGTCGTGGATCATGTAAAATGTTGAAAGCATTAAGTGAGATGAGGTTTACATTAACCAACCACTGATTTTTGTTAGTGGCAACCAGCTTATGGTGTTAATTTATCGAACAGACTTTGCTGATTGGACTTGGGAAGAGTTCCAAAGGCACAGGTTGGGAGCTGCTCAAAACTGTTCTGCCACTTTGAAGGGCAACCACAAGCTTACTGATGTTGTTCTTCCCGAAACGgtatgtatttgaaatttttacaacAAATCATACAATGGTATGAAATCGATGCAAATGGTAACACATCATTTAGTATtattgtcatcatcatcatgtgtatTTGTATGCAGAAAGACTGGAGGGAAGAAGGCATAGTCAGCCCAGTTAAAGACCAAGGCCACTGCGGATCTTGCTGGACATTCAGGTGTGGCTTGAGTTTAGAACAGAAAAATGATAGGGAGATAAATAGTGAGGAAAGTAATAACATTTCAGTCAAAAGTTTAACTCGCCTTGTCGCATCCACCACTCATGAAAACACCTTATGTCCAAAATAAGGCACATATAATCTACCAGTCTATCCCTCCTAACCATCAATATTTGTCTGTTACAGCACCACGGGAGCTCTTGAGGCAGCATACACCCAGGCATTTGGAAAGGgagtctctctctctgagcAGCAGCTTGTGGACTGCGCCGGAGCTTTCAATAACTTTGGCTGCAGTGGTGGGTTGCCATCCCAAGCCTTTGAGTACATCAAATACAATGGCGGCCTAGACACCGAGGAGGCATATCCTTACACAGGAAAAGATGGTGCATGCAAATTTTCAGCGGAAAATGTTGGCATTCAAGTCCTCGACTCTGTTAACATCACCCTGGTAAGTATCCTGGGCAAATTTCCATACTTTTTTTAGTATAATCTTCAGGTTTTCTGTTTCTATGTGTCTTGTGCACTTAATGTTTAAATAGATGAAACGTTTGTGTTAACCAAATATCACTTCTAGATGGTTTTGACTTTTGAGAAACTTCTAAAATCTGGTGAACGTTTACAGGGTGCTGAAGATGAGCTAAAGCATGCGGTTGCAATTGTTAGGCCAGTGAGTGTGGCATTTCAGGTGGTAAATAGCTTCCGATTCTACAAGGAAGGAGTTTACACAAGTGATACGTGTGGCACCACTCCAATGGTGAGTTTTTATGATTAGGATGCAGAATATTTTGATGGAATGTGGGCCATGAAACAATGTTTAGTTGATGGATTATGTTGTTAAATTTCAaggctttaatttgttttcacattttcaaGACTGTAGAGCATCATCATAAGTTCTTTGGATGTTAGTCTAGAATTATTTGTAATATGGTTTATAAAGATTTTGGAAATTTTAAGTCATGCTTTTGTTGTTTTATTGGCTTAGGAGCATCTGTATCTATCAATTCTCTATCCAATATATGAATTtagaatttgtaatttttttttttttagtattatgttcatacacTTACACACACATATCTCCTGGTATGCTATCATTCCTTGAGGAAAATCCTCGAATCATATCATTCTTTTTAACAAACTGTAAATCTATCTGCCAGGATGTGAACCATGCTGTTCTAGCTGTGGGATATGGAGTTGAAGATGGCGTCTCTTACTGGCTCGTCAAGAACTCGTGGGGAGAAAACTGGGGTGACAGTGGCTACTTTAAGATGGAGTTGGGGAAGAACATGTGCGGTAAGCTTTCCAACTGACCCCCCCGGTCGTAAATTCAATACATTGCCAAAGTTCAGAACCACATAGGTTATGGAATTTGATCAGATTATTAGAGTTCATTACTGGTCTTTAGGCTATGAGTTATAGTAAAGGTTAAGCTCACATGGCTTTCCTGTGCTTTATGAGTCGATTGACTGGTGCTTTGTTGCTCAAAGGACATATTTTGAAATTGGCCTATATGCTTGATTGAAATTCTAGATTCACCATTGAATACTGCAATGAAACTTGGTTATGTTTATATTGCAGCTTTAATTATGCTAATAATGATCATAAAAATTGCAGGTATTTCAACATGTGCATCATACCCTATCGTCGCATAATCTGGTTTCGGGAGATACGGCAGTAGGCTCTTTCGATGGATTATGCAGTCTATCTTGTTTTAATCTACCATATTTAAAAAAGCTCTGCATTTAAGGTGAAGGGTCATCGTGTGACTTAATCGTAGTGTAAGGTGGTTGTACAAAATAAGATCCAAGATCAACAGTGCTGGCGACTGTAACATACAAACATATTCActgtgtatatttatttttattttttataaatggtgACGTGGGCTCTATTTTGAGATTTTCATTGCATAAAACTGTATAAATATTCAAAACTTGACGAGCAATCTATCATCGTTGGGGTCCTGTGGATGCACAAAAGTTCTCTTTGCTTGGTGTCCTAAAAGAGACAAGTTCGGGATTGTGCCAACACCAAGGAAAATTATTTGTGTTGGCAGatacatgaatttattttttgggggcaatttatattataatatcctTTTGTAAATAATGTATATCGTTTTATCTACAATGATACTAATAAAAACGCAAAAACCATAATTGAagatgttaaaaagaaaaagtaaaaaaaaaaaaatgatagtgtTTATCAACAAAAAGATGCTTAAGGAAATAAGAGATGGAGAAAAATCATATGTTGGTcaatggttttaaaaaaaaaatgatagtcgCAGTCAGTCCGTAAGTGTtgtacaatcactttgaaaaaaataaatatatacggaaagattgaaaaaaagtaattttttaatagtgaactcttctcttttttaaaacaattacacGGTACTTGTACACTCTACGATTACACATAACATTACTATTGGAAGCTTCTGATTAATGGCATCACCTAGACAAGAAAGCAAAAGGGTGAAACTTGTTGAGATCTGTATTTTCAAATATGGAGGTTGCTAGTCACTTCTAACTTGGTTTTTACTCCGTTCACACAAGAACCTAAAAACAACTGCAGAATAATAAAGCCTGATGCAATGAGAAACACAATATTGTCAACAACATTTTACTCTAGTATATCTATTTTTTGACAAAACAGAATAGTACTTGTGCAATTTATATTAACAGGCTCCAGCAAAAAATTTCCCACTTCAGCAGTGCAATTTGTGCTTCTTTTACACTGCACTACATATCTGACATTGTCCTCTCGACCTATTCGATGGTAGGAAGTCATCCTGAATGATTACTACAAAAACCCTACCAGCTAAAACTATGTGCTATATAAATCCCTACCGAACAAAATTGAACTGCTTAATTGTTTGGTGGATCTAGCTCCATGCATGTAGGAATCTCGTTTAACATGGAACACCCAGAGATCTTAGCCACTTCTGACATCGGGCAACCACCTTGTTGAGGTCAGAGTGACAGCTGGCCGAGATTTATTCTACAATAAAACCCCAAATTCAACCTCTCCTCAAGATATGTAAAATGTTgagaatagtgagatgagactTTAACCGTTCAATGTCATTCAGAATTCCATACATCTGGTAAGCATCCAATATATCCCCGGCCTGCAAGTCCAGATAATCGAGATGGGCATTAAAATTCAGAAAGTTAAAAGAAAGAAGGCAATTTAACATCAATCCTTTGGATAAGATTTTAAGCTAAGACTATCTACAAATTTCATCATGTTGTCTGATGCCTTGGTGACAACCGGCATCCCACTTTGTTCCTGACCATAATATAATCTTCCATTATGCAGTTCGACACATGAGCGACAGTGGGATACGGGATGCCCAATGCAATGTGTGCAACTGACAACATAATTTGAAGTGTACATATATTTTCACTCAACCTTGGCCTTTGATTACCTAAACCCAAGTTAACCAACAAAATTATGTTTCTTTAAACTAGTGCGGTTCTCTATACTACAGATGACCAAACATGATCCTTTGGGATCACAACAAGAAAGTATCATTGCAATTCCCTGACATATTTTCAACCCTAGAAAGTTGAAGGCATCCTCAACAGAGGGGGTT carries:
- the LOC109008520 gene encoding thiol protease aleurain-like; the encoded protein is MACVRLVSSILLLLFCAAAGSTFDDSNPIRLASDGLRDLEAQVIQVVGHTKHAFSFARFAHRYGKRYETGEEMKLRFEIFSENLKLIRSTNRKGLSYKLAVNHFADWTWEEFQRHRLGAAQNCSATLKGNHKLTDVVLPETKDWREEGIVSPVKDQGHCGSCWTFSTTGALEAAYTQAFGKGVSLSEQQLVDCAGAFNNFGCSGGLPSQAFEYIKYNGGLDTEEAYPYTGKDGACKFSAENVGIQVLDSVNITLGAEDELKHAVAIVRPVSVAFQVVNSFRFYKEGVYTSDTCGTTPMDVNHAVLAVGYGVEDGVSYWLVKNSWGENWGDSGYFKMELGKNMCGISTCASYPIVA